One genomic segment of Gossypium arboreum isolate Shixiya-1 chromosome 3, ASM2569848v2, whole genome shotgun sequence includes these proteins:
- the LOC108476569 gene encoding protein DETOXIFICATION 40-like — MESLHENAIGEPLLQSQTSDTKSESTSSELEDVLSDGNSSLLERWGKATCIESKLLFHLAAPAVIVYMINYLMSMSTQIFSGHLGNLELAAASLGNTGIQIFAYGLMLGMGSAVETLCGQAFGAHKYDMLGIYLQRSAVLLTFTGILLTLIYVFSKPILLLLGESPDIASAAAIFVYGLIPQIFAYALNFPIQKFLQAQSIVAPSAYISTATLFIHLLMSWVAVYKMGLGLLGASLVLSLSWWIVVVAQFVYIVKSDKCKYTWNGFSSQAFTGLPGFFKLSASSAVMLCLETWYFQILVLLAGLLENPELALDSLSICMTISGWVFMISVGFNAAASVRVGNELGAGHPKSAAFSVVIVTVLSFIISVAAAIIIMVLRDVISYAFTEGEVVAEAVSDLCPLLALTLILNGVQPVLSGVAVGCGWQTFVAYVNVGCYYFVGVPLGSLLGFYFNLGAKGIWSGMIGGTVMQTLVLIWVTFRTDWKKEVEEARKRMDAWQVKKEEPLLK; from the exons ATGGAATCCCTCCACGAAAACGCCATCGGAGAACCTCTGCTTCAATCACAAACTTCGGATACGAAATCCGAATCAACAAGTTCGGAGCTTGAGGATGTATTGTCGGACGGTAACTCTTCCTTGTTGGAGCGTTGGGGAAAAGCGACATGTATCGAATCGAAACTCCTTTTCCACTTGGCAGCGCCGGCTGTCATTGTTTATATGATCAACTATCTCATGTCTATGTCCACCCAAATCTTCTCCGGTCATCTCGGTAATCTTGAACTCGCCGCCGCCTCCCTCGGAAACACTGGCATCCAAATCTTTGCTTATGGCCTCATG TTAGGAATGGGGAGTGCAGTGGAAACGCTTTGCGGGCAAGCCTTTGGAGCACACAAATACGACATGCTAGGCATATATCTTCAAAGATCAGCAGTTCTCCTCACCTTCACAGGGATTCTTCTCACACTCATCTATGTCTTCTCTAAACCAATCTTATTATTACTAGGTGAATCGCCTGATATTGCTTCCGCCGCTGCAATTTTCGTCTATGGTCTAATACCACAAATCTTCGCATACGCCTTAAATTTCCCCATTCAGAAATTTCTGCAGGCTCAGAGCATAGTGGCCCCTAGCGCTTACATATCCACAGCCACATTATTCATACATCTGCTGATGAGTTGGGTGGCGGTGTACAAAATGGGGCTTGGTTTGTTGGGTGCGTCCTTGGTGTTGAGCTTGTCGTGGTGGATTGTGGTGGTTGCTCAATTTGTGTATATAGTGAAAAGCGACAAGTGCAAATATACATGGAATGGGTTCAGCAGTCAAGCCTTCACTGGCCTGCCGGGATTCTTCAAGTTATCGGCGTCGTCGGCGGTGATGTTGTGCTTGGAAACTTGGTATTTTCAGATTCTGGTTTTGCTTGCAGGGTTGCTCGAGAACCCAGAATTGGCTTTGGATTCACTCTCCATTTG CATGACGATATCTGGATGGGTGTTTATGATTTCGGTGGGGTTCAATGCCGCAGCAAG TGTAAGAGTTGGGAACGAGCTAGGAGCGGGACATCCAAAATCGGCGGCGTTCTCGGTGGTCATAGTGACGGTACTTTCATTCATAATCTCGGTGGCGGCGGCAATAATAATAATGGTTCTACGTGATGTCATTAGCTACGCCTTCACAGAGGGTGAAGTGGTGGCGGAGGCTGTTTCAGATCTCTGTCCGCTTCTAGCATTAACCCTTATCCTCAACGGAGTTCAGCCTGTTTTGTCCG gggTGGCAGTTGGGTGTGGATGGCAAACTTTTGTTGCATATGTCAACGTGGGCTGCTATTACTTTGTCGGGGTTCCCTTGGGTTCTCTTCTTGGCTTTTACTTCAATCTGGGTGCCAAG GGAATATGGTCAGGGATGATTGGTGGCACAGTCATGCAAACCCTGGTCTTGATTTGGGTCACATTTCGAACTGACTGGAAGAAGGAG GTTGAAGAAGCTAGAAAGAGAATGGATGCCTGGCAGGTTAAGAAGGAGGAGCCTCTTTTGAAGTAG